tactaacCTTTTTAATGCAATCGGTTCTGAAACTAATGGTGCAGTTTACTTGAGagccattttttttaattaaaaaaaaatggtgAATTTGTATTCTTAGTTCAGATTTCTGTGATTTAAAATGATGTGGAGCTCCTAACTTCTAAGATCTTCTGTTCTTTGCTTCCACTGGCACCTTTTGTATACATGTTTTCATTTCATGTGTGTTTCTGTTTTGACTTTTTTCGCTATCTGGGGAGTGTGTATTGGTTTCATTGAATAGATCAAAATTAGATATTTTGGGTTATTGGTGTTGGTTTTCTCTGCCTTTTTTTGTTTCCTTCACTGTTATAGTAATGTGTTATTGCTAAAAAACTTAAAATGGAATAAATTCTcaatatatgtgtgtgtgtgtgtcacGAATACCTATGAATCATTGCATGATGTTATCTTGGGATATGGTGAATGGTCCTCACAGAATGTGTGACCACCTTTGTTAGAAATTTGGATTTCAGGATTTGTCTTTATGCAAATAACTTCTGATTGGTGCTTTGATTATTGTTCTGATTAGTATTTTGATTATTGTTCTGACTTCTCATTACCAGTGATGGTATTTTTTTTATCtggaaaaaattaattagtgatggtATTTTGGTGTTCTAATTCTTGTTCTGATTATCAGTAAATTGAATTTTTGCTCTGATTATTACCTGTTTTATTCtgatttgttcttaatttagttGATGTGGTTATTGTTGATTTTTCTGATTATTGTTATCATAAGGTTTCTGATTATTGTTATTGTGCTGTTTTGGTGTTCTGTTTGTTTATTGTGCTTTGATTATCtccttttaaaattattattaaagttCTGGTTTTCACCCTGTATAATTATAGCTCGAATGTGTAtaggtttcatcgggtctaAGATTGAGTTATGGTCTAAAAAACAAGCCCAGTATATATTTAGGCTGGGTCTGGGTTAGGACAAACCTGGTTTCACCCTCTACACTCCTTATAATCAAATCAAAGTTACTATTTTTACATAACCCATTTGGCCATTTCCAGAAACAAATTCATTTACTTGAAAGTTAAAACCTTTTGTAAATTTTGTTGGCCCCTTCAAATAATGCTGCCCCCAAAGCTCTACAACGCATTGCAAAATTCTATATTATCCAAATCTTTCACTCTCAGGCGCTTTCTCACCTTCCAAATTTGTTCCCTTTCATCAACTTCTGCTTCTGCTCCTGCTACCCCATCACAGGACCATGTCTGCCACCTAATCCTTGAACAGAAATCCGCTTCCAAGGCCATTGAAACTTTCAGATGGGCCTCCTCACTACCCAACTTCACCCACTCCCAATCCACATACCGTGCCTTGATCCATAAGCTATGTACTTTCCGCCGCTTCGACAGTGTCAAGCAACTGCTCGACGAAATGCCTGACTCAATCGGCACCCCTCCTGGCGATGAAATCTTCGTCACAATTGTCCGCGGGTTCGGCCGTGCCAGCATGACTCGTGCGGTCATCAAGGTCCTTGACTTGGTGTACAAGTTTCATAGCAGCCCTTCCTTGAAGATATACAACTCCATTCTTGATGTCCTTGTGAAGGAGGATATCGGCATAGCTAGGGAGTTTTATAGGAAGAGTATGATGGAGTCTGGGGTTGTTGGGGATGATTATACTTTTGGGATCTTGATGAAAGGGCTCTGCTTGACCAATAGGATTGGTGAGGGCTTTAAGCTCTTGCAGATGATCAAGTCTAGCAGAGGGGTCACACCAAACACTGTGATTTACAACACCTTGCTTCATGCACTTTGCAAAAATGGAAAAGTTGGGAGGGCTAGAAGCTTGATGTATGAGATGGTGGAACCGAATGATGTCACGTTTAACATTTTGATATCCGGGTATTGCAAAGAGGAGAATTTAGTTCAGGCTCTAGTGATGCTGGAGAAGAGCTTTGCCATGGGTTTTGTTCCTGATATTGTCTCTGCGACTAAGGTTGTGGAAGGTCTTTGCAAGGCCGGCCGTGTGACAGAGGCTGCTGAGGTTTTGGACAGAGTTGAGAGCATGGGGGGTTCACTTGATGTTGTGGCTTATAACACCTTGATAAAGGGGTTTTGTGGAGTAGGAAAAGTAAAAGTTGGGATTCATTTCCTGAAGCAAATGGAGAGTAGAGGCTGTCTTCCAAATATAGACACCTATAACATACTCATATCTGGTTTTTGTGATTCTGGGATGTTAGATTTGGCCCTGGATCTTTTTAATGACATGAAAACAGATGGGATCAAATGGAACTTCGCTACATTCGACACGATAATTAGAGGGTTGTGttcagaaggaagaatcaatgAAGGTTTTTCAATTTTGGAGCTGATGGAGGAAAGCAAAGAAGGCTCTAGAGGGCACATTAGTCCTTATAATAGCATAATATATGGTCTATTCAAGCAGAACCGTTTTGATGAAGCAGTTGAATTTCTAACAAAGTTAGGAAAGATGTTTCCAAGAGCTGTTGACAGAAGCATGACGATTTTCGAACATTGTAAGCAGGGGAGTATTGAGGATGCAAAGAGGGTATATGATCAGATGATCGATGAAGGTGGATTTCCAAGTATTTTAGTTTATGATTGCCTAGTTCGCAGATTATCCGAAGACGGTTGTGTCCGAGAAGCGGTTGAGCTGATGAATGAAATGATTGCCAATAACTGCTTTCCAGTTCCATCTATATTCAATGCAATCATTGCAGGGTTTTGCAGACAAGAAAAAGTTGAAAGCGCATTGAAGTTCATGGAAGATATCACTGCAAGAGGGTGTGAAACCAATGCAGAAACTTATGGTCCTTTGATTAATGTTATATGTAAGAAGGGTGATCTTCAAAAAGCCTTGCAACTCTTCCTAGAAATGGTAGAAAACGGCATCATTCCTAACCATTTTATTTGGAATTCACTGCTATTGAGTCTAAGCCAagaaaattatttcaaaaataagaaTATGATCAACATACATGGCCTACTATAGTACTATTTGTTTTGTTTCCTCTAGTGATTTAAAACTATTGCATCATTTTTTATGCAATCAATACCATTTTTGTTTATTGGTTTTGATGTTATCTAGATGCATATTTATCTAAATCCACAATAGCTTTAGTTTGTTGGATATAGTTTTAGGAAAAATCAAGAGAGATGTTAGAATACATACAACACCATATCTGTTGATAGATATCAATAGCATTGGATATTTTGTGGGAACTCCCATCCCCACATGGCCACAAccatttatataaataataatagaatgTGTACTCAGCCAATCATAGCAATAGATATTTATGCAAACTCAGACCCACAAGTATTTCTCCATCAAGTTATTGCAGATATTATGTCAAGGGGTATGGGTTCCATAACATGTGTGCTGTCTTCTTGGTTTTGATTCAACCAAAGATTATAGCTGATTATCAATTAAGTAAACACTTAAATTGATCTCCAAAGAAATTTTAAATCAGACATTTTAATTCATAACAAATTTTATTACTTTAGAAGTTTTCAAGtcttttacaaaaataattctaaaaatcttctaaaataataaaaaacattattagaaactaaaatttattagtATTAATTTAGATGATTACTTGCTCAATATTTATCATCATGCAAGCAAAAGCCTCATATATTTCACGTTTTCTTATGGTTGGTTGATGAACTTTAGTTTGAAGGAAGAAGTCAAACCCCATTGATGGGGTCACAACTCACAAGCaagtttttttttgttctgGCAGAAGCATTTGCATCAATTTGAAGACAAGTGAAGTGGTTGGCTTGTCATGATCAACACAATAGattttattttgctttgtttttaaaattttattttacttccAATTCAACCTTTATGATAACATccaattataaaatttatttctcATCCGTAATCACACTGAACAAAAATTATTGTACAACTCTTGAAAGGGTGTCCACAAAGCCACTGTCTCTTGGCATTTTGTATGAATTAAGTCCAAATTACAAAGGATTGTATTTGTGAATGAAATTGTCGGCAAATGTTGCTTCaacaaaaaattcaattttttttttaaaaggggGTCTTTTAGGAGACAAAACCTAATAGAATCATagatactaaaaaaaaattgtcaatCATATCTTAGTCTACTATGAATACATTATAATATGAGAATTATATCTCATTCTACCACTTTAAATGTATCATCAAGAATTATAACtagtattttcttttcttttcttttcttttatagaGAATTGCAACTACTAGCACTTTCAATTTCTATATATTGTCACTGCGTATGTTCAATATGGTATCGATGTGATATGGAACGTGAggatttttataacaaaatcaTGAAACTGTGTAATCCACGcggcaaaaaaagaaaaaagaaaaaaaaaacaggaaAAAGAAGAGGGCTCATCAATTTGTGGAttaataattgataattaatGTTATAagctttccttttttttatatgcatTAGTGCATTGTCTAGTGCATTAccacaaaatatatatactttttggtgggtactattttatttttcttcatatGGTGTACCAGCAAGTAGGTGTTGtaactataaaaattaaaaaccctctcaaataatttatacgagagcaaataaaaataaaaataaaaataattgatacATCACATGTTActtactttaatttaaaatataaccCTTATGCCTTAGCAGCCATAAGTTGGCTTGGCTGATTGCATATTTAGCATCCacaaaaattatcttttttatcaaaagaaaaagggaaCAGATTGTAT
The genomic region above belongs to Arachis stenosperma cultivar V10309 chromosome 5, arast.V10309.gnm1.PFL2, whole genome shotgun sequence and contains:
- the LOC130979747 gene encoding pentatricopeptide repeat-containing protein At2g17525, mitochondrial-like isoform X2 produces the protein MIPPIPRFLTFQICSLSSTSASAPATPSQDHVCHLILEQKSASKAIETFRWASSLPNFTHSQSTYRALIHKLCTFRRFDSVKQLLDEMPDSIGTPPGDEIFVTIVRGFGRASMTRAVIKVLDLVYKFHSSPSLKIYNSILDVLVKEDIGIAREFYRKSMMESGVVGDDYTFGILMKGLCLTNRIGEGFKLLQMIKSSRGVTPNTVIYNTLLHALCKNGKVGRARSLMYEMVEPNDVTFNILISGYCKEENLVQALVMLEKSFAMGFVPDIVSATKVVEGLCKAGRVTEAAEVLDRVESMGGSLDVVAYNTLIKGFCGVGKVKVGIHFLKQMESRGCLPNIDTYNILISGFCDSGMLDLALDLFNDMKTDGIKWNFATFDTIIRGLCSEGRINEGFSILELMEESKEGSRGHISPYNSIIYGLFKQNRFDEAVEFLTKLGKMFPRAVDRSMTIFEHCKQGSIEDAKRVYDQMIDEGGFPSILVYDCLVRRLSEDGCVREAVELMNEMIANNCFPVPSIFNAIIAGFCRQEKVESALKFMEDITARGCETNAETYGPLINVICKKGDLQKALQLFLEMVENGIIPNHFIWNSLLLSLSQENYFKNKNMINIHGLL
- the LOC130979747 gene encoding pentatricopeptide repeat-containing protein At2g17525, mitochondrial-like isoform X1, yielding MLPPKLYNALQNSILSKSFTLRRFLTFQICSLSSTSASAPATPSQDHVCHLILEQKSASKAIETFRWASSLPNFTHSQSTYRALIHKLCTFRRFDSVKQLLDEMPDSIGTPPGDEIFVTIVRGFGRASMTRAVIKVLDLVYKFHSSPSLKIYNSILDVLVKEDIGIAREFYRKSMMESGVVGDDYTFGILMKGLCLTNRIGEGFKLLQMIKSSRGVTPNTVIYNTLLHALCKNGKVGRARSLMYEMVEPNDVTFNILISGYCKEENLVQALVMLEKSFAMGFVPDIVSATKVVEGLCKAGRVTEAAEVLDRVESMGGSLDVVAYNTLIKGFCGVGKVKVGIHFLKQMESRGCLPNIDTYNILISGFCDSGMLDLALDLFNDMKTDGIKWNFATFDTIIRGLCSEGRINEGFSILELMEESKEGSRGHISPYNSIIYGLFKQNRFDEAVEFLTKLGKMFPRAVDRSMTIFEHCKQGSIEDAKRVYDQMIDEGGFPSILVYDCLVRRLSEDGCVREAVELMNEMIANNCFPVPSIFNAIIAGFCRQEKVESALKFMEDITARGCETNAETYGPLINVICKKGDLQKALQLFLEMVENGIIPNHFIWNSLLLSLSQENYFKNKNMINIHGLL